The genomic interval GTTTCCTACGGAATCGGGACGCACTCCAATTCCGTGATCCGATTTGAAATCCCCGCGGGATACGAGCGTTTTGTCGCCCTCGGAGGACTCGATAACGGCGGTACCGACCAAGCGGGCGCTAGCGAGGTTGAGTTTCTTGTCTACACGCAAGCCCCTCCGCTTGCGATCGCTCCGGGCGCTGCCTCAGGATCACACGAGATCGCCGATGCATTGGAGAATCTCGATGTCGGCACTGGCGTCGCGGCGATGTTGTTTGCCGCCGAACCACAACTGCTCAGCCCTTCAAGCATCGATATCGATCATCGCGGTCGTGTCTGGGTGTGTGAGGTCGTCAACTACCGAGGGCACAAGGGAAAACGAGCCGAGGGGGACCGGATCCTGATTCTCGAAGATGTCGATGGTGATGGCCAAGCGGACAAAGAAACGGTCTTCTACCAAGGTACGGATATCGATTCAGCGCATGGCGTTTGTGTGCTCGGTGACAAAGTCATCGTTTCGGCCGGCGACAAAGTCTTTTTGTTTACCGATCGCGATGGCGACGACAAACCGGATCACCAAGCGGTGCTCTTTAGCGGCATCTCTGGAGCTCAACATGATCACGGAATCCACGCCTTCACGTTTGGCCCCGATGGCAAGTTGTATTTCAACTTTGGCAATGTCGGCCAACAAGTCCGCGACAAAGAGGGCAAACCGATCATCGATGCGGCCGGCAACGAAGTGGCTGCGAAGCGGCAACCGTATCAAGAAGGCATGGTGTTTCGTTGCAACCTTGACGGTAGCGACTTCGAAACCCTGGGTTGGAACTTCCGCAACAATTGGATGGTCGCGGTCGATTCCTACGGGTCGATTTGGCAATCCGACAACGACGATGACGGCAACAAAGGGGTCCGCATTAACTATGTGATGGAATACGGAAATTACGGCTATAAAGACGAAAAAACCGGCGCGGGTTGGCAATCGCCTCGCACCGGCATGAGTGATAACATCCCCGAGCGGCATTGGCATCTAAACGACCCCGGCGTCGTTCCCAATCTATTGTTGACCGGCGCGGGATCGCCCACGGGGATTGCGGTTTACGAAGGCGATTTGTTGCCGACGTTGCGTGGTGAATTGATTCATTGCGACGCTGGACCGAACGTATGCCGCGCCTACGTCGTGGACAATGACGGCGCCGGCTATCAAGCCGAAATCCGCAATCTGTTGACCGGCAGCCGTGATCCATGGTTCCGACCTTCGGATGTGAAGGTCGCTCCCGATGGTTCGTTGGTCGTCGCCGACTGGTACGATCCCGGTGTCGGGGGACATGGCATGGGCGATCTCGACCGAGGACGTTTGTTCCGCATCGTGCCCGCGAATCACGATGGCAACTACAAGGTGCCGAAGCTTGATTTCAGCACCGTCAATGGAGCCATCGATGGATTAAAAAGCCCGAACAACTCGGCTCGCTCGGTCGCTTGGCAATCGCTTCACCGCATGGGGGCCAAGGCGGAATCGGCACTGCTAAAAATGGCGTCATCGGAGAATCCGATTTACCGAGCCCGAGCGTTATGGTTGCTGGGCAAAATCGAGGGACGCGGTCCCAAAACAGTTGCCCAGGCGATCGCCGACCCCGATCCGAACCTGCGTATTGTGGGGGTGCGTTTGGCCCGTCAATTGAATCTCGAAATTGGCGAATATGTCACGCCGCTGATCCGCGACGCATCACCTCAGGTTCGTCGTGAATTGTTGGTGGCCTTGCGCCATTGCGAATCAACTCAAAAGCCACAGCGATGGGCGGAGTTGGCGGTTCAGTACGACGGCAAAGATCGCTGGTACTTAGAAGCACTTGGGCTCGCCTCAGACACCGATGCAGACGCCTGTTTCGCAGCTTGGATCGAAACCGTGGGTGACGATTGGAACACGCCTGCGGGCCGCGACATCGTCTGGCGCAGCCGAGCCAAGTCCGCCCCCGCATTGCTCGTGAAAATCCTGCAAGACCCCGCGACCGACGAAGCGGATCAAGCACGCTACATGCGTGCGTTTGACTTCCATGACGGAGACGAAAAAGAACTCGCACTCAAAAGTCTACTGGGACTTTGAGGCTTGAATGCAAGCCATAACCCGGGGCGTCCGTTTTGAAGTTACGCTATTGCAGTTTGACCTGGCCAATCTTAACCCGAAGCGTAGGTCTGGGACCGAGTCAACCGTGACGTCTCCTCGCTGACGCTTCGGGTGATGAAAAATGGGCAACTTCAAAACGCATCAGCGAGATCGGTTCTGCAAACTCAGCGAAGCATTGATCGACGCATCGAATAATTTCCTCTCGCCACCTACCGCCTCGCACCCCGCCCATGTTTCAAAAACACATTTTCCCGATCGTATGCCTGCTATTGGCGTGCAGCTGCGTCGTGGCCGAAGAAAATACATCCACGGCGACTCCACCGCCGCTCACCGCGAAAGACAAGTTGATTGTCGAGACCGTGTTACGGCTGAAAAGCTTTGATATCGAATCGTCAAAACCAGCCAAGGAAGCATTGCTACGGTATTTGCGTGCCCAACCGGGGACGGACTCCTATTTTGAATTGCTCGAGCGGTTCAAGCTTGCCGAAATGGCCGACGATTTGCTTGAGTTCAGCCTATCCCACTCCGATCAAAGCAACGGAGTGCGGGCGGCGAAAATCTTGTTCTCGATGGAGTGTGAAGCACGGTTGCGTTCGGCGATCGACAGTGACAATTTGGAACGCAGCGTGGCGGCGGCGACGCTTGTCGGGCATGCTGGCGGCGATAAAACCGTCCCGCTTCTGTTGCCCATTCTCACGTCGGCAAAATATCCCCGTGGTGTCCGCACCGCAGCGGTCGCGGGAATCGGACGCCGCACCGATGGCCAACAAGCCTTGTTGGCGTTAGTCACCGACGGCAAACTTGCCGAGGACCTAAAATTTGCAGCTGCCAACGTGCTGCTCTCGTCCGATCAAGACGCGATCCAACAACGCGCGGCGAAGTACCTTGAACTTCCCGCGACCGCTGACAGCCAACCGTTGCCTCCGCTGGAAACTCTCGTGCAACGACGCGGCGACGTAGCCGCGGGCGCTATCGTCTTTCGCACCATCGGAACCTGTAACCATTGCCACAAGGTGCTTGGCGAAGGCAAAGACGTGGGTCCCGATTTGTCCGAGATCGGCAGCAAACTTTCCCGTGAAGCCATGTACGTTTCGATACTCGATCCGAGTGCCGCGGTCAGCCATAATTTTGAAACCTACAGCCTACTCACCGACGATGGCTCGGCGATCACCGGATTGCTGATCAACGACAGCGAAGACGCCGTCACACTTCGTACCGCGGAAGGGATCGATAACACCGTCCGCAAGGACGAGATTGAAATCCTCAAGAAGCAAACCAAGTCGTTGATGCCGCAAGATCTACAGCGATTGATGACGGCCGATCAACTCGTCAACTTGGTCGAGTACACGATGACGCTGAAAAAACAGTAGCACGTTAACCGCACGGGCAATTGTTTGCGTCTGATACGTGGCGTCGTGAAAACGTGCGTTAGCCCTTAAACAAGCAATCCTTAATCTTCATCCTACTCTTAATCTTAATCCCGTCTGCGCAACCACGCCCGACTGAAGCCCAATCGTGAAGATTAGGATTAAGAGTAAGATTACGATTAAGAAATAAAAGGAATCACAGCCATGCGACCGTTTCGAAGCGAGAAACGGGATATCGCCATTCCCCCAAACCCCCCAGTGACACCTAAATCCATCGGTGTCAACGTGATGTGAATCACCGGCTCATAGTCGGCTCATAGTCCTTCTCCTTCACACCCTCGCTTGTTTAAGGTCTAGCAGCTTAGCCCGGACCGTGGAAAAGTTGGGGTTGTGTTTTTTTGGTTTGCGCAATTTTCATCCCGACGGGATGACAGACAGTAGCCGGTGGTTTGAGCGCAGCGAACACCACCGGAAGGCCAGCGCGGATGTCCCAACCGCCCCCGCAAGGTGTACTACGGTTCGGATTCCGGGGATGTCGCTACGCTTATCCCCGGCTATTTTCTAAGAATCCCTTCGGGATGATGACAAAGCCTTCAGGACAAAGATCGCGGAACAAAAATGCCTTCATGAAATGCTCTGTCCATACCAAAGTTTTAGCAGCCCAGGCTTAGCCCGGATACTCGTGTATGCGAGGGCGTATCTCTCTCTCCATTCGGTCCCTCACAATTGCGTTATGAAGTTGCGGTTTCCGAAGTATTCCGGGCCGAAACCCAGCAATTTGCCTAGAGCATTTTCAATTTTGATGTAGCTAGTGTCACTCGACGGTGGACCGCGTTCTTGCGAACGCCGCTACGGTTTGAATGCACGTCATTTTCCAAAATGCCTTAGCGGAAACGCAACAGGCTGTTAAGTCCACGAAAAATCCGTGCAACGAAAGAGAGCGGGGCAGCTTCGATGCGACTGATTGCACCACCACCGGCGATCAGGTTGAGTCCTTCGGGATGCTCGATGGCGGCGCGGACGACGTACGAGGTTGCCGCAGGAGCCTGTTGGCGGCTGGCGTTCGCATCATCCCAACGAGGCGTGTTCATCTCAGCCGTCCATTCGGCTCGTGAAATCTCGCTAACCTTGCCCCAAAACACCTTCGTCGTGTCGGATTCTAGCGCCAATTTCACCGATGCACCGATGGCAATGCGTTGCACCTCGGTTTGTGACATCACAACCTCGACATCCCAATCCTCGCTTTCGACAATCGACATCAATTCCGTGCCTGAGCGTAAATAACCGTTTGCGTTTTCGGCGTCGGTCGGATACCCCGATCCACTGACGAGCTGGAATGCATCTTGATTGCCTTGCCCCGTTGCGTCGGGAGTGCGTGCCCCCACAATCAATCTCCCGCTGGCGGTCGCGCGGATCACCAGGGCATCACGCCGTTCTCGACGTGTTTTCAACTGTTCCTCCAAATCGCTCAACAACGCCTCCGCGGCGGGTAATTCGTTCGCCGCTTCAGGAGATTCGTAACGACTTTGACGCAGCGATGCGATCAGCCCCGTTTGAGCCTGGACGCGGCCGAGTGCTTGAACGTAGTCAGCTTCGACCTCATGATTCACCAACACAGCAATCGCGTCTCCAGTGCTGACCGTGTCTCCGGGATGTGCCTTCAATGATTCAAGCATTCCCGACGTGGAAATATAAATCGAGGTTTGCTTGCGTGGGGTGATGCGAGCGGTCGTCGAGATCGAAGACGGCATCGGCCACAACGCTAACCCTCCAATCAAAACGAGTCCCCCTACGGAAACAAACAAACGGCCCACGCGCACCTGAGTCCGTCTAGCAGGGTTCCGAAAAAACCGCAGCGGACGTTGCAGCAAACTGTACAGCATCCCGAGTATCGCCAATGCGGCTAACAAACGGCCAATCGATTCGAGTCCATAGGGACGCAACATAAGCGAGACAAACCATAAAATCAAAAGGGTTAAACTCCAACGGTAGACCGCCGCGGTGATTGCGTAAGCGATCATCCAAAATCGGGTCGCCGGTGCCAGCGACCGATCGGGCACTGCATCGACGCCTAACAACCAACGATTCAAAGCATCCGACAACAATCGTCGTGAACGCTCGGCCAAGTTTGGCACGTCGCAGAGATCCGCAAGCACGTAATAACCATCGTAACGCAGCAGCGGATTGGCGTTAAAAACAATCGTGCTGACGCCGCAAACGAGCATCACGTTCATGGCAATCGAATGAACCAGCCCCTCAGCGGTCAGCGTCCAAACCCAAGTCGCAATCGCGGCCAACATGACTTCGCTACCAATCCCCGCTAATCCGACCGCGGCGCGGTGGAATCGATTCGGCAGCAGCCACGAATCGGAGGTGTCGCAATACAGTGCGGGTGTGAACACCAACAACATCGGACCGATTTGATGGCACTCACCACCGAAGTGTTTACACACCAGCGCGTGCCCGAGTTCGTGCAAGACCTTTGTTCCTCCGATCACGGCCGCCAGGATCAAGATCGATTCGAACCGCAACCAAACTCCGATGGTCGGAAACTCCGCCGCAAAGAGGGGCAAACGAACCAACATCATGCACGCTGCGGCGATGCAGATGAATCCCGCAACCACAATCGCCCATGGACTTAACAGCCACCCAACCCAAGGATAGACGCGTCGCAGGAACGGTTCCGGATCGACGCCAGGAAAGCGAATGAAGAGCAAACTCGAACATTGCTGCATCCATTTTTGTCGCAGTTCCTTGTGGCGACGTTCACAAAGACGGTCTCCCTGGTTTGTCGCATCCGAGATCGTCAACCCGCTTTGGTGAAAGCGAAATAGCAATTGATTCAGTTCGCTCTTGGATACCTTTTGCGGATGGAAGGTATGCTCGTAGTCGTGGCACAATTGGTCGAGACTACGAGTGCCATCCAAACGATCGAGAATAAAGTACTCGTCTGGGCGGAGTCGGTGGTACGTCATCGCCACGGGATCTTTAACCACGTACGCCGACTCGTTTTGATGTCGTGTCTGTACCGCCACGAGGTCTGCGCGAACGCGAACGGCGATGGCGTTGCTCGATGGGGTGCTGGATTTCGACATACGTTGCACGCTGCGAGAACAGAGCAAATTTCGTTAGCGAAAGTAGAACATGACGTTGCGATTGATGAAGTCAAACACGTCACTAAACCAACTTCTCAAAACCGACCTTTGGCCACAATAAACACGTGCGGTCACATCCGCGCCAATCTTCACATCCTCAGGATCGAACACATCCGTCGAGGATTGGGATGCCGGATGCAGCATGACGCGAGCGGTCGCATCGATGACCGCTTCTTTGCGTTCATCGATTCGTGCCGCCGTAGCAACCCCCTGCAACGTTGCGTGGTAAGAACGGTCGGGCTGAGTCGCCACCGCAAAGGTGACGGGCAACGCTTCGCTCTGCTTCACAGATTCCAACAATGCACCCGCTTCACGATCAGGGATCTGCAGCTTCAATTCCCAAGGCCCGCTTTCATCGACCACGCTTAGCAAGAGATTGCCGCGTGAGACCGGGCGACGCGAGAGTCGATGTTCGAGTTGCCAACCGACCACGGTGCCTTGAATGGGACTTTTGACAACCAAATCCTCTTGTTGAGCTTGGATGATCGCATGCTGGGATCGCAAGTTCGCCAACTCGCTTTCGAATTGTTGTTGTTCGATCGCCATCCGGCTCGACTGAGTCTCGTTGCCCTCACCGCTCAGTCGAACGGCCTTGATCGAGGCCAAACGCTGTAACGTGGTTTGGATCTGGCCCGCAATCGATTCGTCATTGCGTTGAAGTTCTGCGTTTTCAAGTTGAATCAACGGCGTGCCCCGATCGACCGATTGCCCATCAACCACATGCAACGATTTGACAACTCCATCGACCGCGGCAAACACTTGACGACGCTGAGTCGGTTCCACGGAACCGGTTGCGATGATGTAATGATCCACGGGGACGATTACCGATGCGACCGCCAGGGCTGCGACCATCACAATCGCGGCCGCGATCCAGACCCGTTTTCCAGTACGTCTAGCCCGTCCGATCGATTTCCAAACACCAAGCCCAAAGATGCTTTCATGCTCTAACGCGTTGTGCAGCGCTACCGATGACTCACTGGCGACCACCTGCATCGCGCCGTTGACCTCGAGCGAATCATGCCCGCTGAAGTATTCCGCCAGGATGACACCGACGAGTTCACCATCACGAACGAAAGGATCCGTTTCAAACTCTTCTTCGAAGTCGTTTGAGCATGCCGTGG from Novipirellula galeiformis carries:
- a CDS encoding efflux RND transporter periplasmic adaptor subunit, producing the protein MNASSTGRIDAAHAHPSDSTVAGDPRRCVASIAKRSGDRSEFIRLLARHLQTEFEVGLVAIVAPEYEQPIMLVVDEELGAQVHRPSIRQSLQRATLVATASEVALMDPSNPEDDPTGDPAGIVTGDLSDDASGDHEAVHREDDVDTALSVRGYRIELKSAPERLAVLLVHRVSERPTPAEQVQILRRLSLYGNSVRDLDAGAGSSDASTAEPTPPTSNPSPGTPPQNAGVNLTPIAGRPQGPSWLAQRRNLLQLHRSLEVDATAYRIANESRRLIGCDRVTVLVPRGTRLRVRAVSGVAVVDKRSNTVRGIERMVQRAIVLPGPLVLPQSDMLPPQIQEPLDDYLDQSGATCAVLLPIRIATTACSNDFEEEFETDPFVRDGELVGVILAEYFSGHDSLEVNGAMQVVASESSVALHNALEHESIFGLGVWKSIGRARRTGKRVWIAAAIVMVAALAVASVIVPVDHYIIATGSVEPTQRRQVFAAVDGVVKSLHVVDGQSVDRGTPLIQLENAELQRNDESIAGQIQTTLQRLASIKAVRLSGEGNETQSSRMAIEQQQFESELANLRSQHAIIQAQQEDLVVKSPIQGTVVGWQLEHRLSRRPVSRGNLLLSVVDESGPWELKLQIPDREAGALLESVKQSEALPVTFAVATQPDRSYHATLQGVATAARIDERKEAVIDATARVMLHPASQSSTDVFDPEDVKIGADVTARVYCGQRSVLRSWFSDVFDFINRNVMFYFR
- a CDS encoding HlyD family efflux transporter periplasmic adaptor subunit, coding for MSKSSTPSSNAIAVRVRADLVAVQTRHQNESAYVVKDPVAMTYHRLRPDEYFILDRLDGTRSLDQLCHDYEHTFHPQKVSKSELNQLLFRFHQSGLTISDATNQGDRLCERRHKELRQKWMQQCSSLLFIRFPGVDPEPFLRRVYPWVGWLLSPWAIVVAGFICIAAACMMLVRLPLFAAEFPTIGVWLRFESILILAAVIGGTKVLHELGHALVCKHFGGECHQIGPMLLVFTPALYCDTSDSWLLPNRFHRAAVGLAGIGSEVMLAAIATWVWTLTAEGLVHSIAMNVMLVCGVSTIVFNANPLLRYDGYYVLADLCDVPNLAERSRRLLSDALNRWLLGVDAVPDRSLAPATRFWMIAYAITAAVYRWSLTLLILWFVSLMLRPYGLESIGRLLAALAILGMLYSLLQRPLRFFRNPARRTQVRVGRLFVSVGGLVLIGGLALWPMPSSISTTARITPRKQTSIYISTSGMLESLKAHPGDTVSTGDAIAVLVNHEVEADYVQALGRVQAQTGLIASLRQSRYESPEAANELPAAEALLSDLEEQLKTRRERRDALVIRATASGRLIVGARTPDATGQGNQDAFQLVSGSGYPTDAENANGYLRSGTELMSIVESEDWDVEVVMSQTEVQRIAIGASVKLALESDTTKVFWGKVSEISRAEWTAEMNTPRWDDANASRQQAPAATSYVVRAAIEHPEGLNLIAGGGAISRIEAAPLSFVARIFRGLNSLLRFR
- a CDS encoding PVC-type heme-binding CxxCH protein, whose amino-acid sequence is MRTLSLICLLAWSLIPIHQGRCESPGVAPLPDDKPLKVGFLAGRPSHGYGSHEHYAGCLLLANSLTEALPNVEVKVIKQGWPDEGVKALEGFDTLVVYCDGGARHLLNPHIDELDPLMKKGVGLVCIHYGVETPAGKTGDAFLDWIGGYFEANWSVNPHWVAQYETFPEHPISRGVKPFAINDEWYYHMRFRDEMKGVTPILSAHPPVDTLRRPDGPHSGNPAVRKAIANHEIQHMAWAAEREGGGRGFGFTGGHFHWNWGDENFRKVMLNAIVWTAHGEVPPQGVSSGDPSQEQLEANQDEPKPAEAASHAKQKPDAKPRNAKRIKRGVPQDAKANGSSSEAAQPIFASQPVSKQTPGHAVAIDVPLDGAQQLFLVVTDGGNGIACDWADWAEPRLLGPRGELKLTELKWKQASSQWGSVNVNKNANGQPLRIAGEPVSYGIGTHSNSVIRFEIPAGYERFVALGGLDNGGTDQAGASEVEFLVYTQAPPLAIAPGAASGSHEIADALENLDVGTGVAAMLFAAEPQLLSPSSIDIDHRGRVWVCEVVNYRGHKGKRAEGDRILILEDVDGDGQADKETVFYQGTDIDSAHGVCVLGDKVIVSAGDKVFLFTDRDGDDKPDHQAVLFSGISGAQHDHGIHAFTFGPDGKLYFNFGNVGQQVRDKEGKPIIDAAGNEVAAKRQPYQEGMVFRCNLDGSDFETLGWNFRNNWMVAVDSYGSIWQSDNDDDGNKGVRINYVMEYGNYGYKDEKTGAGWQSPRTGMSDNIPERHWHLNDPGVVPNLLLTGAGSPTGIAVYEGDLLPTLRGELIHCDAGPNVCRAYVVDNDGAGYQAEIRNLLTGSRDPWFRPSDVKVAPDGSLVVADWYDPGVGGHGMGDLDRGRLFRIVPANHDGNYKVPKLDFSTVNGAIDGLKSPNNSARSVAWQSLHRMGAKAESALLKMASSENPIYRARALWLLGKIEGRGPKTVAQAIADPDPNLRIVGVRLARQLNLEIGEYVTPLIRDASPQVRRELLVALRHCESTQKPQRWAELAVQYDGKDRWYLEALGLASDTDADACFAAWIETVGDDWNTPAGRDIVWRSRAKSAPALLVKILQDPATDEADQARYMRAFDFHDGDEKELALKSLLGL